A portion of the Leptospirales bacterium genome contains these proteins:
- the msrB gene encoding peptide-methionine (R)-S-oxide reductase MsrB yields the protein MAFRVTQQEGTEPPFQNEYWNNHEPGIYVDVVSGEPLFASRDKFESGTGWPSFTRALVPEQVVERQDASLGMVRTEVRSRLANSHLGHVFEDGPAPTGRRFCINSAALRFIPAAQLQSAGYGAYAAAALAPAQ from the coding sequence ATGGCATTTCGCGTAACCCAGCAGGAAGGAACGGAACCGCCCTTCCAGAATGAATACTGGAACAACCACGAGCCTGGCATCTATGTCGATGTCGTCAGCGGCGAACCGCTCTTTGCGTCGCGCGATAAGTTCGAAAGCGGCACTGGATGGCCCAGCTTCACGCGCGCCCTTGTTCCGGAACAGGTTGTCGAGCGCCAGGATGCCAGTCTGGGGATGGTGCGCACCGAAGTGCGCAGCCGTCTGGCCAATTCGCACCTCGGACACGTATTTGAGGACGGACCGGCGCCTACCGGCCGTCGCTTCTGCATCAACTCGGCGGCGCTGCGTTTCATTCCGGCGGCGCAATTGCAGAGCGCTGGCTACGGCGCCTATGCCGCTGCCGCCCTTGCGCCGGCACAGTAA
- a CDS encoding glutathione S-transferase family protein — protein sequence MRILLHHYPESPYSEKIRRALAFKKLPWISVEQPKIMPKPDQIALTAGYRKAPVLQVGANLYCDTRLIADVLETLQPAPSLFPGAQSAVVRIAANWCDQNLFRLSTLIGFKQPQNASGMSRKEAVALLRDRATMMKDARVLEVESHDVEPWLKSWLGAIDGQLGRAAWLCGDEPSIADLALYHPLWFLNMTGNLSPLLSDLPRLAQWQQRVAAWPDTMQESISAQAAIDEANAHSVRRPADAAILGSQFQVGQRVAVTASDYGFEPTIGNLICLTENEIILQHSNERVRDAVVHFPRFGYRLSAADDVGG from the coding sequence ATGCGCATCCTCCTCCATCACTATCCAGAATCGCCCTATTCCGAAAAGATCCGCCGCGCTCTGGCATTCAAAAAGCTGCCGTGGATCAGCGTCGAACAGCCGAAAATCATGCCCAAACCGGATCAGATTGCGCTGACCGCCGGCTATCGCAAGGCGCCGGTGCTGCAGGTTGGGGCCAATCTTTACTGCGATACCAGACTCATCGCTGACGTCCTCGAAACATTGCAGCCTGCGCCCTCGCTCTTTCCGGGCGCGCAGTCCGCCGTTGTAAGGATTGCCGCCAACTGGTGCGACCAGAACCTCTTTCGACTCAGCACCTTGATTGGTTTCAAGCAGCCTCAGAATGCTAGCGGCATGTCGCGCAAGGAAGCGGTAGCGCTGCTTCGCGATCGCGCAACGATGATGAAAGATGCTCGCGTGCTCGAAGTGGAAAGTCATGATGTCGAGCCGTGGCTGAAGTCGTGGCTGGGCGCCATTGACGGACAACTGGGACGCGCTGCCTGGCTTTGCGGAGATGAGCCTTCGATTGCGGACCTGGCTTTGTATCATCCGCTATGGTTTCTCAATATGACGGGCAACCTGTCGCCCCTGCTCTCCGATCTGCCGCGCCTTGCCCAGTGGCAGCAGCGCGTCGCGGCGTGGCCGGATACTATGCAAGAGTCCATCAGCGCTCAGGCGGCTATCGACGAAGCAAATGCGCACTCGGTGCGTCGTCCCGCGGATGCGGCCATCCTGGGATCGCAGTTTCAGGTCGGCCAGCGCGTGGCCGTCACAGCCAGCGACTATGGCTTTGAGCCGACAATTGGAAATCTCATCTGTCTGACCGAGAATGAAATCATTTTGCAACACAGCAATGAACGAGTACGCGATGCGGTGGTCCATTTCCCACGCTTTGGCTATCGGCTTTCGGCCGCTGATGACGTTGGCGGTTGA
- a CDS encoding HAD-IIA family hydrolase codes for MTDAGNSRFLDVALRYRAVFFDAFGVLKNSAGLLPGALEALQALRDAGVQCFLLTNDASRSPELLGAAYRRASAGPLFGEQRIISSGLLAREFLSLKLPPGALVAYLGKPSSAYYIESAGLHAAPISDLQPDQRPQALAFLDDEGFDWPQDLNRTLNLIRTLPLPVVVANADLSYPVGGGRSAIAVGGLAQLIESISGRTFVRFGKPDTQIFSYAFARARESVPDLQKSEVLMVGDTLHTDILGANKFGLCTALMLSGNTEAHSAQREIAASGVIPDFICASIDL; via the coding sequence ATGACGGACGCAGGGAATTCAAGGTTTCTGGACGTTGCCCTGCGCTATCGCGCCGTTTTTTTTGACGCATTTGGCGTGCTGAAAAACTCCGCCGGCCTTCTGCCAGGCGCCCTGGAGGCGCTGCAGGCGTTGCGGGACGCCGGCGTGCAGTGCTTTCTCTTAACCAATGACGCCTCGCGTTCGCCCGAACTGCTGGGAGCGGCCTACCGCCGCGCGTCCGCTGGTCCGCTCTTTGGCGAACAACGGATCATCTCTTCTGGCCTGCTTGCCCGCGAATTCCTTTCATTAAAGCTGCCGCCGGGCGCGCTGGTTGCTTATCTGGGCAAGCCGTCGTCCGCCTACTACATCGAATCGGCGGGACTGCACGCGGCGCCAATCAGCGATTTGCAGCCCGACCAGCGGCCGCAGGCTCTGGCCTTTCTGGATGATGAGGGCTTTGATTGGCCGCAGGACCTGAATCGCACGCTGAATCTGATCCGCACCCTGCCGCTGCCTGTCGTGGTGGCCAATGCCGACCTGTCCTATCCAGTCGGCGGCGGGCGTTCGGCAATCGCTGTGGGCGGTCTGGCACAGCTGATAGAATCGATCAGCGGGCGGACTTTTGTTCGCTTTGGCAAACCGGATACGCAGATCTTTTCCTATGCATTTGCCCGAGCGCGCGAGTCCGTTCCTGATCTGCAAAAAAGCGAAGTGCTGATGGTCGGCGACACCTTACACACCGATATACTCGGCGCCAATAAGTTTGGGCTGTGCACGGCTTTGATGCTCTCTGGAAATACCGAAGCCCATTCGGCGCAGCGCGAGATTGCCGCTAGCGGAGTGATTCCCGATTTTATCTGCGCTTCCATCGATCTGTGA
- a CDS encoding AMP-binding protein has protein sequence MSTVRPLRFYEFLSSAAQRWPEKESFRRRLPGGELRGRSYAEMKRLMDQLAAGLIQAGLQVGDRVLLLCDTSPNWLIADAALVSAGGVSTPRGTDVTDDDLNYIIPHSECRFALVQKSKDRQRLEKMRGAFPSLERIWVIEDDRAEFAGGAESVGALLESGQTALAGDAQLVQRRVAATDPNALATLIYTSGTTGAPKGVMLNQTGWIQAIYRALDRIAFRESDRVLSLLPPWHAFERTVEYACAARGIDFLTTNIGSLKQDLVEFRPTVFPSVPRIWESVYNGIMAQLKKGTPGRQRLFHFFLSVGEMWAARKAVLLGYDPQVERPNFVLGFLRRLLALIALCALMPLKLLSMLIFKRIHGAVGGKLRVSVSGGSALPAVVDRFLQAIGIPVVEGYGLTETSAIISTRDLSHPTALTVGTPLEGYQLRIKDESGVDVKSRPGARGTLWVKSDQILMGYYKRPELNDLCFDRDGFFDTGDIMMMTYRGELRFAGRAKDTIALGGGENVEPVPIEDKLIESEFIDQVMVVGDDRKSLGALIVPNFDRVRARVNGAPADVRQWNEHKDVRQLFRGEITRLISKDTGFKSFETIPGNCFYVAPRNFDLDTEMTRTLKMKRPVIKDNFAPQINAMYE, from the coding sequence ATGAGCACGGTTCGTCCGCTTCGCTTTTATGAATTTCTTTCCAGTGCCGCCCAGCGTTGGCCTGAGAAGGAGAGTTTCCGTCGGCGGCTGCCCGGCGGCGAGCTTCGAGGACGAAGCTATGCCGAGATGAAACGGCTGATGGATCAACTGGCCGCTGGCCTGATCCAGGCTGGCCTGCAAGTTGGCGACCGAGTCCTCTTGCTCTGCGATACGTCGCCAAACTGGCTGATCGCCGATGCGGCGCTGGTCTCGGCCGGCGGCGTATCCACGCCAAGGGGTACCGATGTAACTGATGATGATCTGAACTACATTATCCCACATAGCGAATGTCGTTTTGCTCTGGTTCAGAAGTCGAAGGACAGGCAACGATTGGAAAAGATGCGCGGCGCTTTCCCTTCTCTGGAGCGCATCTGGGTAATCGAGGATGATCGCGCTGAGTTTGCGGGCGGAGCGGAGAGCGTCGGGGCCTTGCTGGAATCAGGTCAGACTGCCCTGGCCGGCGATGCGCAGCTGGTGCAGCGGCGCGTAGCTGCGACCGATCCCAACGCCCTTGCTACTCTGATTTACACCTCCGGCACCACGGGGGCGCCCAAGGGCGTTATGCTGAATCAAACTGGATGGATTCAGGCAATTTATCGCGCGCTGGATCGGATTGCCTTTCGCGAATCGGATCGCGTTCTTTCACTGCTTCCGCCCTGGCACGCTTTTGAACGCACCGTAGAGTACGCCTGCGCCGCACGCGGCATCGACTTTCTGACCACCAACATTGGCTCGCTTAAGCAGGATCTTGTAGAGTTCAGGCCGACGGTTTTCCCAAGCGTGCCGCGTATCTGGGAGTCAGTTTACAACGGGATCATGGCTCAGTTGAAAAAGGGAACGCCCGGAAGGCAAAGGCTATTTCACTTCTTTCTGTCCGTTGGCGAAATGTGGGCCGCGCGCAAGGCGGTCCTCCTTGGCTACGATCCGCAAGTAGAACGTCCCAATTTTGTGCTTGGATTTTTGCGCCGGTTGCTGGCGCTGATCGCGCTCTGCGCTCTGATGCCGCTCAAACTGCTTTCGATGTTGATCTTCAAGCGAATCCACGGTGCGGTCGGCGGAAAATTGCGCGTGTCGGTATCGGGCGGCAGCGCTTTGCCGGCGGTGGTCGACCGCTTCTTGCAGGCCATAGGCATTCCTGTGGTCGAGGGTTACGGTCTGACGGAGACTTCTGCAATCATATCGACGCGCGACCTTTCGCATCCGACGGCGCTGACCGTTGGGACGCCGCTGGAAGGCTACCAGTTGCGAATCAAAGACGAAAGCGGCGTTGATGTGAAGAGCCGGCCCGGCGCCCGGGGAACGCTCTGGGTCAAGTCCGATCAAATCCTGATGGGCTACTACAAGCGGCCGGAATTGAACGACCTTTGCTTCGATCGCGACGGCTTCTTTGATACCGGCGACATCATGATGATGACCTATCGCGGCGAGCTGCGTTTTGCCGGTCGCGCCAAGGACACCATCGCTCTGGGCGGCGGCGAAAATGTGGAGCCGGTGCCGATTGAAGACAAGTTGATCGAATCGGAATTCATTGATCAAGTCATGGTGGTGGGCGACGACCGCAAGTCGCTTGGCGCATTGATCGTCCCAAATTTCGATCGGGTGCGCGCTCGTGTCAATGGCGCGCCGGCCGACGTTCGGCAATGGAATGAACACAAAGATGTGCGTCAGCTGTTTCGTGGCGAGATCACGCGGCTGATTTCAAAGGACACCGGGTTCAAGTCCTTCGAAACAATTCCCGGCAACTGCTTCTACGTGGCGCCGCGCAATTTTGATCTCGATACAGAGATGACGCGAACCCTTAAGATGAAACGGCCGGTAATAAAGGACAACTTTGCGCCACAAATCAATGCGATGTACGAATGA
- a CDS encoding glutathione S-transferase N-terminal domain-containing protein, with protein MITLYTGPTPNGHKASIMLEECALPYEVRAMQLGKAEQKEDWYLKINPNGRIPAIVDHDLDDFAVFESGAILIYLADKCGRFLSSDVRQRSTTLQWLMFQMSGIGPMQGQAGVFRRYAPERIPYAIDRYTNESRRLYEVLDRRLGQSEYLAGEYSIADIAVYPWIAAHEWSQIPIDGLSHLQAWMQKVAARPAVQRGMDVPTPLKNDRSEAQERVAAARSMLI; from the coding sequence ATGATCACACTCTATACTGGACCAACGCCTAATGGACATAAGGCCTCGATCATGCTCGAGGAATGCGCACTGCCTTATGAAGTACGGGCGATGCAGTTGGGCAAAGCCGAGCAGAAAGAAGATTGGTACCTGAAAATCAACCCCAATGGCCGCATTCCGGCCATTGTTGACCATGATCTCGACGATTTTGCCGTCTTTGAATCAGGCGCCATACTGATTTATCTTGCCGACAAATGCGGCCGCTTCTTGAGCAGCGATGTGCGCCAGCGTTCCACGACGCTGCAGTGGTTGATGTTTCAGATGAGCGGCATCGGACCGATGCAGGGTCAGGCCGGAGTCTTTCGCCGCTATGCCCCGGAGCGCATTCCCTATGCCATCGATCGCTATACCAATGAGTCGCGACGACTGTACGAGGTCCTGGATCGGCGCCTCGGTCAGAGCGAGTACCTGGCAGGCGAATACAGCATCGCCGATATCGCAGTCTACCCATGGATCGCGGCACACGAGTGGTCGCAGATCCCGATCGATGGTCTCTCGCATCTGCAAGCCTGGATGCAGAAGGTGGCCGCAAGACCGGCGGTCCAGCGCGGAATGGATGTGCCGACGCCGCTGAAGAATGACCGCAGCGAGGCGCAAGAGCGCGTCGCCGCGGCGCGGTCCATGTTGATTTGA